AAGCCTGTTGATTCTGGTAAAGCGACTGGTGCCATAATGGCTGTTGTAGCTGCTCCGGAAGTGGAATCCAATGTACGAAACTCTTCTGTCTTATTCAAGTTACTCTaagggtttttctttttgagtgtGTTTCGGTAGGGGAGAGgggaatatagttttagctTGACCGAGCAGCTGAGATTATCGACGATGGCGGTATTGCTATAGATGTTATTGTTAATAGTTTAATCGATTATACACGTGCATTggcattttctgtttatttcttgttactcctttgaggagcatagggccacttACACGTGAGTTGGTACGTcgatttttatatatttttatttaggcTTAAACTACTGCTGGGTATTCACTGTATGCTGACGTTGCAGATGGACTCCAGTGGTTTGCGTCATATTGATCTTACAACAAAGGAAGTGAAATACAATCCAAAATATGAAGAACTCTTTGCGCCAGAGGTAAATTGAGGTTCAGGTGTATTTATAATGCATCCTGCATTTCAAGTACTTTTTAGACTAACAAAGAAGTGAAGAGAGATTTTATACTGATAAAATTCTATAGCCTTTGTATAGAAAATGGAATTTCCATACAGTTATcgggaaatattttaatattattaatatattttaatattaaagagTATCAAGTTGATTCTGATAACGTATTCCCTTACCTTCTACCCATAGGAAGCAATATtcatacagtgttccctcgtttatcgcgggggataggtgccatgatcagccgcgataaacgaatttccgcgaaatagggacatacatgcaataataatatatacatgtaaaacaatatcatgtgagtggaAAGtgatatattaatcatggtattaatacagtacaataacaaataagtgtaaaaaaaattataactgtactcagagaaacccaaacaactgatgcgaactgcctgcaagatgggagataacaatcatggctcgtcgcttacgcatagcaatggatttctcatacacaattatttctttctatctacaaaataaccatggtattttaatagaaatacaaatatagcttcatttttcatctttttcctgttgaaatatctttggtattttgtagaacgataattcccagcgcggaagtatcgatcgatacttcactccaaaaaaaaaaccacgaagtagtgaatccgcgatatatgaaccgcgaagtagcgagggaacactgtatattTAGATTTGATCATGACAGTATTTGTATTACtgaaagtgaaatatttctcgcgtgtttttttttaaaaggctgaTTTGCTGATctgtacatctttttttttccttcatacaTTGATATGGTCATTAGCTGATAGTTAAGAAGCAGTACTTACATCTTTGTATGCCTATTTCATCTCTTACCTTATGATGCGAGTCAGGTTGGACCTGCCCACCCATATAAGACACAACAGGCAATGGCGGTTAAAAACACACTAGCGGGACTTGCTGAACCATCTCACTTCAATgattttcagtttgaaaatcAACGTCGCACATTTACAAGTTATGGTGTGTAGCTgttaatttcttctttatttaagTAATGTTACTGAATATACCTCATCCTATTCATTTACTTGCTGCCACACTTATTTTGCTTTACTCATTGAGcagttttttggtttattttgacATGAAAgtatgagaagaaagaaaaacaaaaccaagtcTATCActatctctctatctttctACATCTATCTCTTTATAAGTTCTTAAAagattgcttttttaaagtggtatattatttttattcaagtaAGCACAATGCATAACTTGTAACTGATTCTGTGTGGAAAATCTGTTACAATGTGCATTAATCTACAAttaaattcaaattattttggTCGTTTCCTCGTGCATACTGAGTAAAAGTTTCATTGTGTTTTGTCCGCATCTTCATGTTTAGTCTAATTAGTATTTGTTAGGAATGAGAATTGTGTTATAGAATTTCATATAGTGTAGTTAGGCTCCTGTTTCTGATATCTTTTGAAAGTTATATAGTTCTTAAATTGGAAAGGGTAATTTCTTTAAGAGCAGACATGTAACCTCTAGCTTTTTGTTAACAATTCCATTAACTGtcttatgtaaataaaaaaaaatctgtatcgCAAAGCAGGGTTAGCCAGTGACGTATTGTTCAGTATTATTCATTTCAGCAATTGTAATACTGAGAATCAGTGTATAATTACGGAATTTCACTTTCACCTTTTGCTTGTAGGGTATGCTGTTGATCCCAGTGTTAGTGGTGAAATGGAGACGATTGGTGACACACAGGCTGCTGAAAGCCTTAAAGGTATGtcttaataacaataaaagcaaaatttgtaaagtgcatactcacacacctaaggagcatgctcttagtgcttaagaacaagaacgaaacatggacagcatatgagggacaggaaaacaaacaaataacatgagttatgaaagaataaacaaccatactaagcAAAGAAtacaatcaaatacagaaaacataaagaggaaccaaataacaagagctgagagtaacatgatattgcaaaaggaagggtgtgaaataggactagcattatgggaaaggttgttaggagtaatgtttacaaaagAGATTAGTTTgtagtgcacgtttaaaggattcaatagtgggtaggtggcggatatggaaagggagagagttccatttcATCAGACATTTTTCCAGCCCTTGGATTTCCTTTACCGTTAAAAGTaaactttcctttgttttttttttttaattgtgtaaTTAAAGCTACTTTGAAATACATTATTGCATGCCATCATCTTTAAACAATTTGACTTTGGCAGGTGCCACTGTGTTTGAAACTAAACCACAGACAACtgaaaagaggaaaagacaacaaaataaagatccTAGTGATGTTACGGGTTATCTAGGACCTTGGGCAAAATATGTTGATGAGAAAACAGTCATCAAACCTAGTGAGGTAAGCAATAACATCAGCCACTCTATCAGTAGAGCCAAGGCAAACCTTTTATTCACTATCTAGTGTAACAGGGTTAGTCAGATGAAGATCAGGAGAACATAAAGGCCTGTTTAAGATTTTGCTTAATATGGTGGAGGGGGGTTCTTTTGAGAATGCATTAACTTAATCACACATGAGCATGCTTATGATTTAATTTATCATGTGCTTAAAATGCGCAACAAGAATTTTTGCCTTTTCCTTTTAGGTGTAATAAATATAGTCCTCAACAGTTTCACTCATAACTTGTGCAGGATGAACAAAGGGAACTAAATGAGATTTTAGCCAAGCGGAGCAAGACTGGCCGCCAGACTGAAGAAAAGTCTGTGGAGGAGAAGACAACTCTGCATAGTaagtaatgaaagaaaatatttgattacaAGACTAGGCACCAGTGAGGTAAAGatcttaaaaaaagtaaacacaatcTTGTATGTGCTCATTGGTATGGTTGCAGGCAGTACTATTTATTAACTTGCCTTTGTTGTGATAATGAATTTCAGAGCTGGATAGAAAGATTTGTGTGACAGCACAAGCTGCTTAAAAACAGATGCCAAGCATGCAGATTACAATTTTTccatataattttatttacttaccaatgtttagaacaaaaatataaaaccttAACTGTTGAGTCTTGCAAATGACAATGCTGCTTTAACCTCTTGAAATGTTACAGTCAAAGATCCTTATGACTACCAGGGTCGTTCATTTCTGCACCCTCCTCAAGATGTTGGGGTTAACCTCAGATCAGAAGAGCCACCAGAAAAATGCTTTCTGCCCAAAAAGCAGATCCACACGTGGACTGGTCATACAAAGGGTGTGGCAGCTATCCGGTGGTTTCCTCATTATGCACATCTTCTTTTGTCATGCAGTATGGATTCAAAAATTAAGGtagtttttttgtattattaataattataatctgTCACAGAATTTATAAggatttgcatttattttttcaaaaagtatataaaatttgctattttctttttttatgtagttagatgtgatttttattgattttttaatatttcaccATTAGCTGTAAgacttttttgtcattttatgatCCAAGGCCAAATATATTGTTGTATTGGCTTTTCTTGTATCATTTTCAGATATGGGAAGTGTATAACAACAGACGCTGTGTTCGGACCTACCTTGGTCATAAACAAGCAGTAAGAGATGTGACTTTCAATAATGATGGAAAAGAATTTCTCAGTTGTGCCTATGATCGGTTTTGCAAACTGTGGGACACAGAAACAGGtatataattttacaatttcGCTTTCACTTGAAAATTTAGTTTCCAATAATTCATAGTACGCAGATTTATATGACAGCACATCAAGGCTAATAGAAAGTTTCTTCTACCTGTGAGATGactttttgcatttaaaaaaactgaggGAGATAGAATCCTATTcatttaaacaatttctttcatttttttccccttaaattGTGTTATGCACTAAGAGTATATTCCtttgagtgtgagtatgcgctttacaaattttgcatttattattttgtccaGAGAGAAATGGTGTATTCTACTTGCGAGATCTTAACCAATGATCCACAGTGCTTTATATTTCTCTGTACCATCTGCCTATTTAGGGTTATGTGACAATTGGTTGCTTCACTATATCTCAGTCTATAATAACAGTATAATTTCATCATATTGCATACATAGTATAATGTGACCTGTGGTTGCTTTTATGTCTTGGTTAATAATAGGGCAATGCAAGGCCAGGTTCACCAGCAGGAAGGTGCCATACTGCATTAAGTTTCACccagaagaggaaaaacaacatttatttgttgttggaACCTCTGATAAGAAGATTGTATGCGTAAGTCTCTAGTTGTATCCCTAGTATCTTAAGGATAATATTGATTTGAAAAATTTGATGGTCCAAAAATGTTACCTTACCTACATGTGTGTTGTGCATTTTTCTAGCTTTTAAACACATTGTTACCAGCAGTTTCTGGTGActataagatattttttttcttcttgtattttttttgttttgtgtggtgATGGTGTTCTTAATGTGCAGTGGGATATCAGATCTGGAGAAATTGTTCAAGAGTATGATCGACACCTTGGGGCTGTGAACACCATCACCTTTGTAGACCAGAATCGGCGTTTTGTCTCCACATCAGATGATAAGAGTCTCCGTGTGTGGGAATGGTTTGTAATACTTTTCTTATCAACACACTTAAACGCATAAGTTATTATGTTGCTTGTAGGTCAGTTTGTGACAAGGTCACCTTGAGGTCAATATCACATCTATTcatgaaaaaattgaaaaggcTTGCTATAAACATTACCTTCTTTTTGCAGGGATATTCCTGTGGATTTCAAATACATTGCAGATCCATCTATGCACTCAATGCCAGCAGTCACATTGTCCCCAAATGGTGAGTCATAGGTCCACATGCAATCACTTTTTAGATTGTATGATAGTATATTGGTTGAATAAAGAAACATAATTTGGATAGAAAAACTGGGTACgttgtgaatgaaaaaaaaaacgttcaaaagtttaattataataattcaGAACATATTTAAGTTTAATTGGTGTATTTTCTCAATATTTCAGGAAAATGGTTAGCATGTCAGTCTATGGACAACAAAATCTGCGTTTTTGATGTCCTCAACCGGTTTAAATTTATGCGTAAAAAAGCTTTCAAAGGCCATATGGTAAGTCTGTTACAAATTTTAACTTAGTCTGGATTGATGCAATTGAGCTTTAGCTATGAAAATTCTCATTCACAGGTGCCAAAATTATAGAAAGAGTTAAAATATGATCTAGTCTTACCTTCTGACAGTTAATGAGGCTCTGTTCTCCGTGCATTTAATAACCTCATAtactttaatattattgttgcCCTAGCAGCAGATAGTGCTATTTTTAAGGTATTTTGATGATAATGGTTTGTCATGTGTATTTATCATTGAACAAGGTATGCACGCACAATTTTCCAATATTAAGTCTGCGCATTCAAATGCACCAAGCGGTGAAACAGTAAATGTATCTACCGAAAGGTTGgtggtttttttatattaattttccatcatttttttcattattataggTGGCTGGTTATGCTTGCGGAATTGACTTCTCTCCTGAAATGAGGTATATTACAAGCAGTTATATGGAAATGcatttaatagtaataatgtaatcataaaaatgatttatgtagCACTTTATCCCAAAAATCACATCATCAAAGGCAGGCTTAAAGTGctgcacaaaaagaaaaaactaatgGCTGGTCTTGAAAACAGATTTGATTGTGAACCACGTTAATGGTGCAGCAAACTTCACAAATCAGTAGGAGACACCAAACGTCAACGTAGATCTCTAGTTGAGACAAAACAGAGCTGGTCCTCTACAGCCATTTACATTGACCCAGATAATGAAAGTCTGATAAGCAAAATTTACGTTTAAGGTTCATAAATTGATACTAATGTTCCCATATTAGGAACTAATTTAGTTAAGTAACATACCTTTTCTTACATATTTAGTACCTTTATTATGGgatataaatttttcttttcccaaCAGCTACATCTCTTGTGGTGATGCAGACGGTAAGGTATACATCTGGGATTGGAAGAGCACCAAGCTGTACAGCAAGTTCAAAGCACACGATGACGTCTGCATATCTGTCTTGTGGCACCCACATGAAACCTCCAAAATGGCTACTGCTGGATGGGATGGTGTTATCAAATATTGGGACTGAAGTGTCGTGTTTGGTGATTGGTTAGGACTGATTGACTTTAGACATGGATAATAATACCCTTCTTTTCATTCTTACCAATTTATAGTTGAAAATCATGTGCACGTTGGTTAAACAAGAAATTCAAAACTGTGAAGAATGAATGAGACAAGTGAATATGtctgtgtttaaatataaaaaaaaaccaacaaaaatgtttcgtcATCACCAACATTGTCAGTAACAGTAAATATGGTGACTTAGTATAGGATAGTAATTAAGGTATCAAGATATCATTACTCTATCAGCAAGAACTGTGTTACACATAAATGACATTCTGAAAAGATATGTAATTGTAAAAGAAACAGTGCATGCAAAGTGTTTTAACCATGCATGCTACAATACATTGTTAAGGAAACTTGATCTTTTAAAGTCTTGGGCCAGTAAGTTGGGCTATAACCAGTGCAAGACTTGTGGACCTGCTGCACAGCATAAGATCAAGTTTTCTTAACTCTTTCTCTGCATAGGAGAAAGTGCGCTTTGCTACCAGCTGGCGAGGCAAAAAGTGAAATTTCGACCggttttaaaaatttctatCTATTAATCTTCAGTGTAGGCAATTATCAGTGATActccattttaaagagcatttttcaTTCACATGGtgtacattttaagaaatataggttTTGTTTACTGGTAAAATCAAAcgaaagattgtaactgtatgcaACAGAGAAAAGTAGGTCAATCGTtagaaattaacaaacaaaaatcatttacacgatataaacaaacataaagtaccgaacaaacatattttctttgaatatacatttgaatttaaatattacttactgctttcttcttttcagttgtttgagtacaaatccatgttgaactGAAGATGGCGCTTAAACACAGAATCTTTGCTtgctttcaaacataacaaaatacctgattggtggATTTTTCCAACCtttgaagggaagtaatctgtAGTTGAACAACTTCTAAAGGTTCCTGtacttgcctcccttatgttttcattttaattacgCATAGAGAGATTACAATATGTCACATGGGGTAGCTCAACGCAGAGACAAGTGAGCGCCGGGCCATCACCCTACCTCGTTCAACGCAGAGACTAAGAGTTAAGAATGTATTGTTATAGCCCAGCTTACTGTGCCAAGACTTTGCATAGACTGGTTTGTCattcaacttttctttgatgtatgcactattaaaataatgtaaaaaaaaaaaagaaagaaagatacgCTATGTTTTTGTGAATTATAAACTAAGTCTATGCATAGTCGTCAAGATCAGACATGCTACAGCATATGAAAAAGGTGATCTGTGTCATATCTAgttcttttaatgaaaaaaaatcagcactgtaaataaacatttcaaagtcaTGAGACTACCTCTGTGCAcgtgttgttggttggttttttttttttttaaactcactaACAGTTTAAAGCAGCTGACCCTTGTTCACGTGTAAGTTTTGAGCTAAGCaagatatataaacatataagaAAACTTATGAAGGGAATTCGACAGCAGTCTAGAAACAGACATACAGCAAGGTGCATCTATCACCAAATGACATGACTGAAGTGCACAGATCCAAAACCTAAATACAGAACATGCAGCAAGGGACATTGTAAATCAGAATGTGAGAACAGCATGGTCCACAATGCTGAACAAGTTAAAAGTGTCATGAAGTAGGCTCATAATCCTgtgaagtaaaagaagaaaaaaaatggcaaaacaaAGAAGCCATCTtctcttgttcctaatcacccccagtggagcatagggccacaactacaACCCGCCATCGGAtctggttctgggcgtccctgtCCATTTGGGATCACAACATGCCAGCTCGCCtcgctgtggactgatctcctccatgtctttctaggtctcccaaccctgcgccttcCCTGTgagttccagcccagagcttgtcttgttaaactGAAGGCTGGCTTTCACAAGGTATGACCAGTCCAGCCCGACTTCTGCTTCTTGAATCTTTGcgggcaggtttttggttggttctctcccacaggtctgtattggagatctcgggccatctgatgttgaggatgtctGAATCTtcttggtgatggtgtttgtcacacgccaagtctcagatccatatagaaggactgattTTACATTCActttaaagatgcggatcttagtgtgtagagataatgccttggagttccagataggtcgcagggtgtggattgcaagcctggctttatttattcgaCTTCTTACATcttctgcacctccatctttgctatGCTGCCCAGCTAGGTGAAATgctcagactctgtaatacattccccatgtagttggagtggggcttcttacTTGTTGTTGACCAGCATTACCTACATCTTCCtaatgttgatggtcaggccagtcatcgctgcttcttctgagagtcTAGTGAGCTTTATCTATgcgtgttgctgcttgtgggacaacagactgatgtcatccacaaagtcaagatcctcaagttgcctggcgaaggtccaatGAACACCCGTGTTTTTGCTAGAGGTtgttctcatgatccagtctatgacgatcaggaagattgtcggtgagagcttacaaccttgcctcactgaGAAGGGGACAGTTAGCTTCatgttgtggatcacctggcatgtcgagtcctcatacaCCTGctggatgatgacaatgaactTTGGAGGAAATCCATAGTGCTGCATCAACTTCCAGATGGCTTCCTCCTCTATCAaatcaaaagccttctcaaaatccacaaatgtcatGTAGAGTGGACcgttcaataaaataaatttttaaaaaatgacgtAGCAATGGCGTTGAAGAACACCCCATAGCAGAGGGAATggtgcaacaaacatcacagataaTAGAAGACACCAAAAGTAGACATAGATCTATAGACAAGACAAAATGACAGCGAACTGGCCCCTTCCAGCCATTTACAGTTACTGACGTTGAGAGAAAAAGAGTCCGAGAAGCAACATTTTTATGGGTTAATTTAGGTTCATAAATTGACAaagatttatttgaaatgtcagCAATTTTCCTGCATCAGAAACTGATATAGTTAAGTAACACACcattttttacatatttaaggCTTTTCTTGTAggatttatattatttttttcttctatcaaAACTCAAAAGCTACATCTCTTGTGGTGATGCAGGTATACATCTGGGACTGGAAGAGCACCAAGCTGTACAACAAGTTCAAAGCTCATGATGATGTCTGCATATCTGTCTTGTGAATCTCAACGGAAACTTTCAAAATGGCTACAGCTGGATGGGACGCTGTCATCAAAAATTTGGGAATGAAATGTTGTGCAGTATGTGTtgccttattttaaaaaaagcaaatgctTTATGACTAGCATATTTtctctcaataataataatgcagcaGATTTATTTAGCTCATACCTCCACTGTACTGTACACTCAATGAGCTTTACATTTTCAGAACACAAAACACTGAAACCaatacaaaatgtacataacACAGACCAAAACATATCAGCAAGCAACCGGCTAGAGACACAATAACAGACATAAAACATGGAAAAATCTGCCCATAAAACAAGTCAGGGGTTTGGCATAGGAAAAGGCTAGTAGACTGCAAGCGGGGAAAGATGAACTCGAGAAGAGATCTGTTTAGATATCTGATTTGAGGTAGAACAGGAAACCCGGCAGAAAACATGGAGTAACTTGACTCCAGAGATTTGTAGATCTCCGAAGACTCTTATGTGGTAACACATGTTCCAATGGCAACAGACCTGAGACTGCATTCCTATCTTCAAAATGATGAGTGGCAATTGCATCAAGAGTTTCAAAATTGTGGTGTACTAGCAGAAAAGTTGTCAAAGAATTAAATTATGCTGCTGACACAGTTCCAAAAGCAGCAAGATAGCACAGATGTGACAGTTGAGACTGCTAGTCAACCATTTGAAGTGGTCCATGAAAAGAAGTTACATGAGATTTTCcactttataataaaatattaaccttgaaattttgtcagaaaCTTCATGGATAGTTTATGGCAGTAGTCAAAGGACTTCAAAAAGTGCTAAAAAATGCAATTTgaagttttacattattttgcaCTCTAGTTCCCTCACCAAGTCATAAACAACAAGTGTAAAATTCAAAGCAAACACCATGCAAGTGAGGCACTCTGTTAAGGCAAGTGAATGGTTGGCTTCCATGTTTGGAatatcatttcattttgttgtccaaattcaaatcaaaaattgttattaaatttacatggttttttttcaataacatGGTTAGATATCTTCATAAGgcatgaaataaatacaatgaaGTATAACAAATAATTCCTGTAATGCCAAAATATCTGGGCCAttcaaatgcacacaaaaataatggaCTGTTTGATCTACGACTATTATTAAGGAAGTGTCATGCAGAAATCAAAGAACCTTAGtctctaaaaaagaaaaaaaatacataaccaggttttacatttttattttgcaccCCCTCCCCATATGTGTCAAATGCAAGAAGCGCAACTTTTATTAGAATGtgtaaaattcaaaacaaacataGCATGCAAGTGAGGCATTCTTTTGAGTGAATTATTGGCTTCAATGTTTGGAATATCATTACATTGTGCTCACATCCAAATACAAATCAAGAATTGTTATTAAATGCTCAttgacatgcttttttttttaatcatgactGGATTTGGAATGTCTTCagtatgaaataaatatgttaaagCACAACGAAGGATTCATGTACATGCTAAAATTATCATCTGGTTCATTGAAACATTCACAAAAAATGTACTGCTTGATATAATACGTTCTGTTAACTATCATCTACAGAGAAAGGTTGCAACACTGTAAGCAAACTTTATGGAAAAAGTCATCATACATAAATTAACACAATGTATACTTACTACAGAAATAAAGTAACCATATGTGGTTTTTAAGACTAGCATATGCAAGGAATGACAGCCATGAGCTAGGAAAGAAATGTGTTCAGGTGACGAGGTATTCTGGAATTCACCATCAGTAAAAcctgtgcacatgcatgcaagcatgtgtatgtacacacaaaaaatgcaatCCTAGGTACTTTTTCGCATCTCATGAACAAATTTTTCACTCTTTGCAAATTAACCAAATAATCTGggaacacaaaagaagaaaaataaccaaattaaaactgaaaaagttAATATATTGTACAGACATGAAAATTGGATTTTTGCTAACTGAAggttttacaaatttaaaaaggtATTTATGTATTAGTTTCAAAATATACACAATGTAGTAATTTGAGACTTGGAAAAAACACAGAGTACATCTTTAGAAGATGAACAGCTTTGGTCATTTCTGCAGCACTAAACTCAGGCAGCTAGTGAAAGCAGATGTCAATAATGGCCAATTTATGAACATGCAGATATGGTTCATGGATAGTCCACTTTAGCATTATCTTTCTGTGCAAGCAAACATGACTGAAtatttctggggaaaaaaagcgCTAGAGCACATTCAGACATGTTACCCCATTCTTCATCAgaggaaaagaataaataagtgGTTAAGGAACCGATGTCCAAGGCTGGAAGTATGACCACTAGCCAGTTCAATGCTTGAGTGGCACAGCTTAAGCTGGATCTGGCTAGATGAAAGAGAGGCAACGAGCAGAGTCGGTGTTATGGGTGGACGAGCAGACCGCCCAAGGCCCTGCCCTGCGCCTGATAGGGAATCTGTGCTAACAAGGCCGTATGTTGTACTGGCTTCCAAAGGATCCACAATTCTATTTGCCCAATGCCCCGAATAGCCTTAACACCATCTCTGCAATCAGGCTGGGACAAGGGGCACTACCTTGAAACCTAATTTATAAAACCTCACTTCCTAACCAAAACACCATGGGactacatttttctgtttttttttgacttgcaaacaatttaaaacagctgacACTCATTAACATGCACCTTTTAAGTTTCTTACAAAGCAAGATATATAAACAGATAAGTTTGCATCAAGCAGTAAAATATATCCACATTGAATATTAAAAAGCATATGAAAAAGTAAGTTGTGCAAGAAGATGAAGTATACAACTATTTATTATGGCTTACAAAGGGTTGATTGCCGCATCAGTTGCACTATTCAAGTTATACAAAGACCTGTAACCATGGAAACACCAGATGAAAGACAAAGGGAAAAGTGATGGTTTAATGAATGAGAAGGAAAAAGACCTGCATTACAATTTCATTATTCAATTAATAAAGTAAACTCAGAACACTCATCATTGCTGACTGAACCACAGTGTAGGCATGTTAGT
The sequence above is a segment of the Pomacea canaliculata isolate SZHN2017 linkage group LG6, ASM307304v1, whole genome shotgun sequence genome. Coding sequences within it:
- the LOC112565637 gene encoding pre-mRNA-processing factor 17-like isoform X2, which codes for MDSSGLRHIDLTTKEVKYNPKYEELFAPEVGPAHPYKTQQAMAVKNTLAGLAEPSHFNDFQFENQRRTFTSYGYAVDPSVSGEMETIGDTQAAESLKGATVFETKPQTTEKRKRQQNKDPSDVTGYLGPWAKYVDEKTVIKPSEDEQRELNEILAKRSKTGRQTEEKSVEEKTTLHIKDPYDYQGRSFLHPPQDVGVNLRSEEPPEKCFLPKKQIHTWTGHTKGVAAIRWFPHYAHLLLSCSMDSKIKIWEVYNNRRCVRTYLGHKQAVRDVTFNNDGKEFLSCAYDRFCKLWDTETGQCKARFTSRKVPYCIKFHPEEEKQHLFVVGTSDKKIVCWDIRSGEIVQEYDRHLGAVNTITFVDQNRRFVSTSDDKSLRVWEWDIPVDFKYIADPSMHSMPAVTLSPNGKWLACQSMDNKICVFDVLNRFKFMRKKAFKGHMVAGYACGIDFSPEMSYISCGDADGKVYIWDWKSTKLYSKFKAHDDVCISVLWHPHETSKMATAGWDGVIKYWD
- the LOC112565637 gene encoding pre-mRNA-processing factor 17-like isoform X1 translates to MAGLLSLQNYDSDSDASDEEKKEYDGHNAHLKPVDSGKATGAIMAVVAAPEVESNMDSSGLRHIDLTTKEVKYNPKYEELFAPEVGPAHPYKTQQAMAVKNTLAGLAEPSHFNDFQFENQRRTFTSYGYAVDPSVSGEMETIGDTQAAESLKGATVFETKPQTTEKRKRQQNKDPSDVTGYLGPWAKYVDEKTVIKPSEDEQRELNEILAKRSKTGRQTEEKSVEEKTTLHIKDPYDYQGRSFLHPPQDVGVNLRSEEPPEKCFLPKKQIHTWTGHTKGVAAIRWFPHYAHLLLSCSMDSKIKIWEVYNNRRCVRTYLGHKQAVRDVTFNNDGKEFLSCAYDRFCKLWDTETGQCKARFTSRKVPYCIKFHPEEEKQHLFVVGTSDKKIVCWDIRSGEIVQEYDRHLGAVNTITFVDQNRRFVSTSDDKSLRVWEWDIPVDFKYIADPSMHSMPAVTLSPNGKWLACQSMDNKICVFDVLNRFKFMRKKAFKGHMVAGYACGIDFSPEMSYISCGDADGKVYIWDWKSTKLYSKFKAHDDVCISVLWHPHETSKMATAGWDGVIKYWD